GCCTGGTCATCGCCGACGGGATCGGCTACGTGCGCGAGTCCACCGAGACCTTCGACGTGATTCTTGTGGACTCCACCGACCCCAAGGGGCCGGCGGTGGGCCTCTTTAGCCAGGCTTTCTACGCCGACCTCCGCCGCCGCCTCCGCTCAGGGGGCCTCGTAGCCGTGCAGAGCGGCTCCCCCCTCTACCAGCTGGACCTGCTGCGCGCCGTGCGAGCAGGTTTGGGGAAGGCCTTCCCCCTGGTCTGCACCTACCTGGCCACGGTCCCCACGTACCCGGGGGCACTGTGGTCCTTCACCGTCGGGACAACCGGAGGCGACCCGGCGCAGACCCCCGCAGAGGAGGTGACGCGGCGCACGGCCGGGTTCGGCCTGCAGTACCTGACTCCCGCAGGCTTCCGCGCCGCCTTCGACCTGCCGCCCTTCCTCGCCCGCGAGCTGGGCATGACCGCGTAGGGTGTTCCTGGCCGCACGCTCCGCCCTCCCCCCGGGGTCGGCCCCCACGGCCACGCTGCTGGGAGTCCCCTACGACCGCACGGCCTCCTTCCGCCGCGGTGCCCGGTTTGGGCCCGCGGGGATCCGCGGGGCCTCGCAGTCCCTCGAGTCGTACAGCCCCCTGCTCGACCGCGACCTGGAGGAGAGGGCCCTGTTGGACGCTGGAGACCTGCCGGTGGAGCACCTTCCCCCCGAGGAGATGGTGGAGGAAGTTGCGCGCGCCGTAAGCGAGGCCGCCGGCCTCCCGGTGATCCTTGGGGGGACGCACACAGTGACCGTGGGCGCCGTCCGCGCCCTGGCTACGCGCCACCCCGGCCTGCGGGTCCTCGTGCTGGACGCGCACCTGGACCTGCGGGAGGCGTACGAGGGGACACCCTGGTCACACGCCTGCACGGTCCGCCGCCTGTCGGAAGTGGTGGGAGAAGAGCGCATCGCCTTGCTGGGCGCCCGGGCGGGGACCCGTGAGGAGTTTGCGGAGGCAAGACGGCTGCTGGCGGTGCAGCGGACGCTCCTGGTGGGCCACCCGCTGTGGACGCGCCTGGAAGAAGGCCCGCTCTACCTCTCGGTGGACATCGACGTCCTGGACCCCGCGGCCGCACCGGGCACGGGGAACCCTGAGCCGGGCGGCCCGGCGGCGGAGGACTTGCTGGCGCTGCTACGCACCCTGGCCCCGTTGCGGGTCGTCGGCCTGGACCTGGTGGAGGTGGCGCCGCCGTACGACCCTTCCATTCGCACATGCGTCCTGGCGGCCTTACTGGTGCGCGAGGCGTTGCTCACCTGGGCCGGCCGCCGCTCTGACCGCAGCTAGCGCCCCCACACCCGGCGGAAGACACGCAGGGCGTTTTCCCCCAGGATCTTGCGCACCTGCTGGGGGGTGTAGCCCCGCTCCAGCAGCGCTTGGGTCAGGTTGGGCAGCCGGGAAACATCCTCCAGCCCCTGTGGGACCTTCTCGATCCCGTCGAAGTCCGAGCCCAGGGCCACGTGGTCGATTCCCATCACCGCGGTCATGTGGTCGATGTGGGCGACGACACGCTCCAGGCTGGGACCTCCCAGAAACTCCGGGTAGAAGTTGATCCCCACCACCCCACCCCGGACGGCGATGGCCCGCAGTTGCTCATCGGTGAGGTTGCGCCGGTGGGGCTGCACGGCGGCAGCGTTGGAGTGGGTAGCGATGATCGGGCTCCGCGTCGCCGCCACCACATCCCAGAACGCCGCGGCGGAGAGGTGTGAGACGTCCACCACCATCCCCAGCCGCTCCATCCGCGCCAGGACGTCCCGCCCCAGGCGGGAGAGCCCGCCGTGGCGGGCCTCCGCCGCGCCGTCGGCCAGTGCGTTGGCCCGGTTCCAGGTCAGGCTGGCCAGGCGCACGCCCCGGCTGTACAGCCAATCCACGCGCGCCACCTCGCCCTGGAGGGCATCGCCCAGGTTCTCCACAGAGAGAACCGCGGCGATCTTCCCGGCCCGGCCGGCCGCCTCGATCTCTGCCACCGTCCGTGCTGCCAG
The nucleotide sequence above comes from Armatimonadota bacterium. Encoded proteins:
- the speB gene encoding agmatinase; this encodes MFLAARSALPPGSAPTATLLGVPYDRTASFRRGARFGPAGIRGASQSLESYSPLLDRDLEERALLDAGDLPVEHLPPEEMVEEVARAVSEAAGLPVILGGTHTVTVGAVRALATRHPGLRVLVLDAHLDLREAYEGTPWSHACTVRRLSEVVGEERIALLGARAGTREEFAEARRLLAVQRTLLVGHPLWTRLEEGPLYLSVDIDVLDPAAAPGTGNPEPGGPAAEDLLALLRTLAPLRVVGLDLVEVAPPYDPSIRTCVLAALLVREALLTWAGRRSDRS
- a CDS encoding dipeptidase; the encoded protein is MSAAHLVALLAVGLGVAAVSDYRQVHRDAVVVDLHADTLLDLAEGKRTLDGASGGGQVDLPRLRQGGVDVQVFAAYIDPRLAERGRQRAEELISAFHRAMERHRTEILAARTVAEIEAAGRAGKIAAVLSVENLGDALQGEVARVDWLYSRGVRLASLTWNRANALADGAAEARHGGLSRLGRDVLARMERLGMVVDVSHLSAAAFWDVVAATRSPIIATHSNAAAVQPHRRNLTDEQLRAIAVRGGVVGINFYPEFLGGPSLERVVAHIDHMTAVMGIDHVALGSDFDGIEKVPQGLEDVSRLPNLTQALLERGYTPQQVRKILGENALRVFRRVWGR
- the speE gene encoding polyamine aminopropyltransferase: MNQWLHDAGGAGFAHAYRIDQELYRGRSSFQEIRVIANSDFGRILVLDDAVQTTERDEFIYHEMLAHVPLLAHPAPRRLLIIGGGDGGLLEEALKHPLAEAVIVEIDREVVEVTRRFLPQIPGGAFDDPRTRLVIADGIGYVRESTETFDVILVDSTDPKGPAVGLFSQAFYADLRRRLRSGGLVAVQSGSPLYQLDLLRAVRAGLGKAFPLVCTYLATVPTYPGALWSFTVGTTGGDPAQTPAEEVTRRTAGFGLQYLTPAGFRAAFDLPPFLARELGMTA